Within the Solibacillus silvestris genome, the region GTGCTGTAGCAATACTTAGTTTTAAATCTTTGAATCCGGAAAAGTTTAATGCCCTGCACATTCTCACTATTGTTGCTTCACTTGTTTTAGCCTTTTCTGCCAGCACTGCAATCGGCATGCGAATAACATCCTCTAAGTGACTTAAAATATATAAAGCTACATTTCTTTCTGCAGGTTTCAGCAATTCCATCCCCGAACGTATTCTTTCAATACTATTTTCCAAATTCATTACCTACTCTCAAACAAAATGTTGTAAAACTTCCTTTTTAATATAAAATATATGAAATTTAACTCCATAATAAAACCTATATTGCTAGTCGTCAAGATTTTATTTTAAATTTTCTGAAAATAAAAGGAAATAAATGTTTTATTTTATCGATTAATTGACTATTGCTATACTATTGTAGAAATTCAATTATACGGTGGTGATTCTTAATGAAGTATGCAATTTTAAGTGACTTACATTCGCATTATAAAAATACTAAAAAGGTGTTAAACCATATACAGCAAGTAGCACCAAATGCAGAGATTATTGGCTTAGGGGATTTATTCGAGTGTAAAATCGGCAAGAAAAAGGCGAAAATGGTTCGTCATGCAAAGCTAAAAGATGCGGCAATTATTGATGATAAGTTTATGAGCCTCTTAACATTCCCTTCTATCATCGGCAACCAGGAAGAACGGATTGCTCTTGTAACAGGGGATAATCGTTTTCTCCAATATAAAAATGCACTTGTAATTGAACATGCAACTTTAATTCACGGGCACCAAATAGAGTGGGATAAGACATTCAATCCTACCTTCCCTAACATCCAAACGCCACTGCTGTTTTTTGGACATAGTCATGAAGCAGCCATCTATAAGGATGGGCAACGACAATCTGTCCCTTACGATATCCCTCTGGCTGTTGGAAAAAAACAATACCAGATTAATGTCGGTCCTGTCGTAGATAATAAAGAATGGTGCCTATATGACAGTGAGGAAATGACGGTCACTTTTATGCAGGCGCAATAGGAAAAGGCTGCCCTGAAGTAAATTCAGGACAGCCTTTTAATCTATTTATATAGCCGATTACAAAACATCCGGCAGTTCTGAATCCATGCCAAACTTTTGGCGGAAACCGCATTTTTTGCAAAGTTCTTCAATTGCTTCACGACGAGAAAAACCATCTACTAAGTTTTGTGCACGGTCGGTAGTAATAATTTCGCCGAATTTTTGATCGTGGACATTCCCTAGATTAATGACACCCTCGCCATCCAAACAACAAGGAACAACAGAACCATCTACTAAAATAGCTGCATGTGTACGCAATGCATGACAGAACCCTTTTCCTTCATCCGCTTTTTCAAGTAGACTCGGCCAGCGGAACTCATGATCCTGGTTTAAATAGATGTTTTTTGCAATTTTTACTCCTGAGCCCATTTCTACCCGCTCTTGAATTTCATAGTCCAGTTCATACTCTTTTTCGAGAATTTCAAGTGTTTCGCGGTTTCTACGGTTTGCCAGTTCGGAAACATTATTGCGCTGCAAATTCCATAGCCTGTAAGAAATAATGACATTATGTTTTCGTACATCCCGTACAAATTCCAAAATATCACTTAAGTACTTTTCGCGGTTTTCAGAGCCTTCATGTCCATCAAAACTATGAAGCGAAAAATTTATTTGTCTGAGTGCAGGCTTGCCTAAAAGCTTTTCACGGTTCTTTTTAATTAACGTCCCGTTTGTCGTAATATTGACTTTAAAGCCCTTTTCATGTGCAATATCAAGTAATTGCCCAATGCGCGGATGCAATAAAGGCTCCCCTTTTACATGTAGGTATATATATTTTGTATAGCCGCTAATTTCATCTAAAATATGAGCAAATTGCTCTACCTTTATTAATCCTTTTGCACGCTCTGTAGGTGGACAAAAGCTGCATGCTAAATTACATACACTTGTAATTTCGATATACACTTTCTTAAAAGTTTTCAACGCTCGTTCACCATTCCTTTTTTGATCCTAAACAATACTTCTCATTGTAACAAATTTCTTACGTAAAAAGGAAGCTGTCTGTTTGGCTTAATACACAATGCAAATAAAAAACCGCCTAGAATATGAATGATATTCTAGGCAGTTCGTATTTTTATCCGCGGTAGCGAACGGATAGGCCTTTAAGGAATTTACGGGCAAAGTTGTCGCCGCATTCTTTGTAATTACGGTGACCCGGTTTACGCATAATGGCACCAAGTTCGCCTTTTGATACTGCAATACCCCCGTCATCAAGCACATCCAGCATCTCTTCTGTCGTCAGCTGGCATGCAACTTTCAGCTTTTTCAGCATCATGTTGTTAACATGATCCGGCTTTTCCTGCACAGGCGCTGGCTGCCCTTCTTTTTTCGGCATCGGTCCACGCTTATACGTAATCAACCCATTGAAAAATGCTTCCAAATTTTTATGATTCACTTTCATTTGGTCATAATCAGCAGGTGCTTCCTCATCTTTTTCCAAAGACTTCGTTAAAATTTTCGGCATATCCTCCGGGGAAACTGTAACGCCACCTAACTTAAAAATTTCAATCATTTCTTTATTTTTCAAATCCAATGCATAACGCGTTCGGATGAGAATATCATTATTATCCATAATAACCTCCATACTTCTTTCGCTAGCAAATATTATATCAGAGGTTGGACTTGGAATGTTAGCGCGATCTCTTAAACGTTCCATATCTTTTAGCGTATTTTTTTATACATTTCCACTCAGCAAAAACTAGTATTCACAATATTTAGAATCCAGAAACCCCGCGCAAAATCAATAACACTAAATAGTAATTTTATGCTCTAAACAGAAAATTTACGTGATTTATAAAAAAATAGGTTTATAATTATCTGAAGATTTGATATAGTTATATTGCATTAATTTGCAAAAAATATCATGTTTTTACACAAAATGGGGGGTTTTAAGATGAAATTGAACAAGTTTCTAACACTTTTCATGGCACTTGTACTATCTGTAGTACTTGCGGCATGTGGTGGGGACGACAGTAAGGACAATGAAACATCGGAAGGTTCTACAGGTACTGAAACAAATAATGAAGGGTCTACAAGCACTTCATCAGAGCCAAAAGAGCTTAACCTAGTATTTATGTCTGAACCACCGTCTTTACACCCGGGTTTAGCCTCTGATACTACATCAAGTA harbors:
- a CDS encoding phosphoesterase, translated to MKYAILSDLHSHYKNTKKVLNHIQQVAPNAEIIGLGDLFECKIGKKKAKMVRHAKLKDAAIIDDKFMSLLTFPSIIGNQEERIALVTGDNRFLQYKNALVIEHATLIHGHQIEWDKTFNPTFPNIQTPLLFFGHSHEAAIYKDGQRQSVPYDIPLAVGKKQYQINVGPVVDNKEWCLYDSEEMTVTFMQAQ
- a CDS encoding cytoplasmic protein, which gives rise to MDNNDILIRTRYALDLKNKEMIEIFKLGGVTVSPEDMPKILTKSLEKDEEAPADYDQMKVNHKNLEAFFNGLITYKRGPMPKKEGQPAPVQEKPDHVNNMMLKKLKVACQLTTEEMLDVLDDGGIAVSKGELGAIMRKPGHRNYKECGDNFARKFLKGLSVRYRG
- a CDS encoding radical SAM protein, translated to MKTFKKVYIEITSVCNLACSFCPPTERAKGLIKVEQFAHILDEISGYTKYIYLHVKGEPLLHPRIGQLLDIAHEKGFKVNITTNGTLIKKNREKLLGKPALRQINFSLHSFDGHEGSENREKYLSDILEFVRDVRKHNVIISYRLWNLQRNNVSELANRRNRETLEILEKEYELDYEIQERVEMGSGVKIAKNIYLNQDHEFRWPSLLEKADEGKGFCHALRTHAAILVDGSVVPCCLDGEGVINLGNVHDQKFGEIITTDRAQNLVDGFSRREAIEELCKKCGFRQKFGMDSELPDVL